AAAAATtcaacagcagtaggttaaacatgCTAATACAATCTAGATATGTTACTTGGTCTATTGTACATTAATGCTTTAATTTCATCTCAACTTAATGAGCAATGCAAACATATTTAAGAGTAAACGGAACACTAGTATTTTGCATCTAGCCTAGTCAGCACAACACATCAGGCCTTCTAGCTCTCTAAACTATGTAGGACAATTAGACAAAGTTCTACGTACTTTTTCAGATGCATAACTACAGTCGGAAGCAAAGTTAACTTTTTTAGTGCTGGTTTCTTCTGTATGTTCAGCTGCCTGTCCTCCTGTGGTGAGTCCAAGATTTAATTATGAATAACCAGAAAGATAGCAGAACACTCAAAATCCCATTTCCAAAGATATGAAAAGCAAACTGGCTATTAATCTCTGTCACAGAACAAGTGGAAAAATAGGAAACAAGTGGCAACTACATTTCTGCTAATTTCACTGGTATTACAGCCAGCAATACCAGAGTTTCTTTTACGATATCCTTGTACAGTGGCACCAGTATATCCTTAGGGCTTTATCTGCTTTTTATTTAGAAGTCTTGAGCACAATATGGTTATTTTGGTTACAAGCCAGACCTGCATTCAGAAACCACAAACAAGCAAGCTCTGGTTTGTTTGTGATGAGAAAGAATCACATGCTCCCAATCCCACTCCCTTCTGTAGAGCTGGGAAACTGAAGTCCtcacagttgaacacatgaagctgccttatactgaaccagacccttggtccatcaaagtcagtactgcctactcagactggcagcggctctccagggtctcaggcagaggtctttcacatcacctacttgcctagttcccttaactggagatgctggggattgaacctgggacctcctgcatgccaagcagatgctctaccactgagccacagcccctccccaactaccTGCAATTGCTTGTGATGTCCAAATCAGGCAAAATGACACACTGTAGTTTCTTTCTTGCCTACAAATCAGGATTCTATGTGACAGTTTAATCCTGCTGCTTCCCCATCCCCGCATACACCTGCCGACTAATCAGATGCTTCCATGCCACCACCTACTGGCCCAGCATATGGATGACTTATGCACTGAATGAGGGAGGTTTTGTTACTTGGCTGCTGTGCTGACAGTGTGCCCCTTACCCATTCCTACTCCATGGAACATGGACAACGCTAGTGGTTTGAGAAGGCAAAACAGTGCTATACTACTGTtttagggggggaaaccccaagaATCCCTGTTAAGAAATAAACACTTATCTGTATGAACAATTAAAAACTTTCAACTCTACCCACTCAGTGCTCCACATATAGACTTAATTGCTCTACATAGCCTAGTGCTGGAAAAAAATTACTTTGAACTGAAGTAGCATATGCTTCAGAAACAAGAAACACACCTCTGCTGCTTCATTCATTTTAACGATCATAGCACTGACAACATCATCAGCATCGCTAATAAAGGTCCCGCCATCGCGGTTGCGCCGGCGCTTGCCGCTTATGCTCTTCTTCCGTTGTAGCATCATATCGAAATCCGACATGAAGTCCAGACTGAAATGCAGAAGAAGGTGTCAATTAAATCAGACTGGACCTCTAACCCATTTTGTAGCACAATGAATTTTTGTTGTCAGGTTATAAATCTGATAGCCATTTGAGCTGATCGACCTAATTACAAATATGATCACGTTATCGGCTTGTAAGTGCTATAATTTAAGTGCTATAATTTTTTAAGAGCTCAGGATGGTAAGCTGCCATCCTAAGAGACTAACTCTTCTCTCCCTATATATCCATCAAAGGGTGCTGCATTCATCCAGGGACAACTTAtgggtgatccctggcccaaagagtatccggctgtcctcaaccagagctagagctttttggctctggctccggcctggtggaacctTCTCCCTAGTGAGATCTGGGCCCTGCGAGATCTGATGCAGCTTCGCAGGGCCTGTTAAGActcagatgttccaccaggcctatggctgaaggCAGCGACGGTTTTCCATCTAGCTAGCCTCCCACCCCCTCTCCATTTACTTGGTTTATATTTTGTTAAACTTTTGTATCATGATTATGCTTTTCCCTTCCACTACTCTCCACCTCTATCGGGGAACAACCCGCTATTGTAATAATTTAAAAGCGCCAATAAAGTTTTATGTATTAGAAATTTTGTATATAAAGAGAAAGACTAGGCCAGTAGCCTTGAGAATTACTGTATGACTTGCTTTGTCAAAACTGGCTTTTGTGCCAAGGAAAACAAGGACTCAAAAGAGGCGTGCTGGGATTTTAGCCATTTTATGTACGGCCTCTTACACTGGACATGGAATGTGTTTTAGAAAACTAAAGCCAAATAATCCCTACAAGCCAAACTGAAAGGTCTTCAATGGGCACAAATTAAATAATTTGAGGATTAAAGTAAAAATGCAAAGAAGTTAAGAAAACAAGTGGAACTGCAACACATCAGTCAAAATCCTTGACAGCGTGATCTGAGTAGGAGGAGACTGTTACTGTTGATTTGGTTTCTTGTTTTATGATTATATTGTATGTTATTGATGACTGATAGCTGCTTTCAGCACATTTGAGAAAAGGGGTACAAAGATTTTACACAAATGAATACAATGCTCTCCTTGAttgtattccccacccccaccccaaatggacAAACACAGCTCCCTATAACTGCACATACACAGGAGTATCCCCAGTCTTACAGGATTTACATTACACTGACTTCACTTAGCTCAACTGGAGCGACCCTTTGCTGACAAAATAAGTTGGGTAGAAAGCAGGCCACGGGTCTGCTCTTCAACCAGCATGGCTCACTCAAACTCTGGCAGAAGACAACCTCCTCCTGTAATTTAGTGTTCACTATTGTGGGGGAGCAAATAAGCATAGAAATGTGATAAGAATGAAAGAAGAAATCTGAAAGCACTTCTTATCACTGGGAAGCCTCTTCTCTGAAGCTGGGTACTTATGACGTTTTAAAGGAACAGGAGTTTCTGATCCAAAGGAAGGCTGGTCTGTTGTAGCAATTGCAATGAAGACTCACTGTTTTCCTCGTTTGATATTGTCATCGGAGTCTGAATCATCTGCTATTCCTTTCTGTTCCCCTTTCTCTTCTTCCAAATCCTCCTGATTGAACCCCTTGGGTTAAAGATAACATGTTAGTGGATCGGCGTAAAGGCTTCATCACAGCTGTCACAACACATACACACCCTTTTAACGTTCGTCATTATTTATGCTAGCATTGAATCCAGATCACCAGTTTCCAACCTGCTAAGGGATATCCTACAAGGCATCTAACACAGACAGGAACTGACAAAGTGGCTGCATTTAGAAACTCCCACAATAAACCCAGCTGAAATGCTATCCAAAGCCAGGACAACTGGATatgtgcagacacacacacacacatccgccTGCGCACAGGGAAGTTAttgggaaagaagaaaaaataggtTCACAACATACTTACTgtgaactcttcctcctcttcgtcTCCAGATTCTCCAAATATATCTGCAATGAGGTTTCTGTGGAAAATTATAtgacttgttttattttctctttgtttCCTGGAAGGTGTGCTTTCAACATTACAAAGAAGAGTATCACACatgctaaaggtcccctgtgcaagcaccgggtcattcctgacccatggggtgatgtcacatcctgacgtttactaggcagactttgtttacggggtggtttgccagtgccttccccagtcatcttctctttacccccagcaagctgggtactcattttaccgacctcggaaggatgggagtctgagtcaaccttgagcgggctgcctgaaatcgacttctgttgggatcgaactcaggtcgtgatcagagcttggactgcagtactgcagcttaccgctctgcgccacggggctcctgatcaCACATTACAAGTCTAAAATCAGGATGCCAgcaatttctccccccacccagctaaTTCATCAGTCCTGCTCCTCATAGCACTGAGGGCATCCAGACCATAAACCTGCTCCTTTCTTAAACGAGAGGCACTTACTCTTGCTCATTTCCTGACTCGCTGTCACTCCCAAAGAgatctttctcttccttctttttcccAGTGTCATCGGCCTTGTCATCATCTTCCTGGTCCTCGCTATCTGAAGCTACAGGTTTCTTCTGCTTTTCATATTTATCCGATGCAGCATCACTATCTGATTCTTCACCGTCAGAGATCAGGCGTCCCTTTTTCACAGCTGCAGATTAACCAATGCACCACTAAGTCATTAAGCCAACTTGGATAAAAGTAGTCAACGACTGCTTAGGTAGAAGATCCGTCaattaacattaaaaaagaaGAGGTACAGAGACCAAGAATTAATCAAATAACCTTATTCAACTGAACTTTGCAGAAAATAGTAATTAGTGTACCAAGTAAAAGCAAGACTCACATCAAGTTACGGCTATCTTCTAAATATTCCTCACTAAATATTCTCAAAACAACATTGTCCATCAGAAATGTCATGACCCTCAGAATAGTTTAAAATGGTAGCAGTTATGCAGTACATTAGCCCAAGTGTGACCTGGGCACATGGAACAGTGCAAAGATCTTACCTAGTGACCAAGGCTTGTTTGATAAACAAAGATTCTCTAAAAGTTCATTTTGGATCCAGTCACCAATAATGGTTTTAGATTCATGCACTCTTGGAGAAGTCAGACATGTTCAACAACAGACTCAACTACAGTTTTTTTGGATGATCCTTAAGGCACATGTGATTACATATGCAAATGTCCAAGGGAGCCCAGACATTGTACTTTGGTATCTCCCTCCAATTGCTCCCTCTTAAGTGGGTTCAACCAAGGCAAATGACTACCCCCAATGCCTATTTACTTTTGCTcaatagtacaaaaaaaaaaaaaaggtgaaactGAACACACTAATGTCACTGCACAAGAACTGTGGATCAACCTCATTCAAAGCCAGGCTGGCTGCACATGTTGTAGAGCCTGCTGTAGATCCTAtgctttcttcctcctctccagtAAAGATAGTTTGAGACAAGAAAGCAGTTGCTTGGGGCTAACTTTCTTCATTCTACCAGGGAAAAGGGGCAGCAGAAGATTTCATAAACCCAACTGCCCTTGATTCAGTATTGGCATCAGTATCTAAGTTTATGCTTTTAGTAAGTCCCTCAAGAAATACCCTTTCGAAGAGGTTAGAAAGGACCACTGATACCCTTCAGCCCAGTTGATCAAGCGACACCTACATCTGACCTTTGGGATAAATCTCTCTACATCACAGCTTCTCTTACTGGAACACTGACTATTAATAGACAGTTGGCTGACATCTGCACAGCCATCACCTGAAGAAACAACTGATGATCTGCAGGTGTGAATGAGCCATCACAGATCAAATACCAAAAGAACTATTCAATGTGCATTTCAATTAACTCCTTTCACACATTCAGCCGCAACCTGCTCATAAAGAAGTGAATGAACAATGTACATGTACTAGGCCAAATTCTGTATTTCCTTACGTGTTTTTTCCTCATCTTCACTATCAGAGAGTACAGCAGTTTTCCTCTTTGTTGActtttcctcttctcccccttcttcctcaTCGCTGTCCGCTATCTTACGTTTTTTAGGGCTGTCTTCTTCCTCACTATCAGAGCCATGAGATCTTTTTCCTAATTGATCACTGTCTGAAAGGTGAGCACCATTCTCCGTTTCCTCCTCTTTCTTATTCTCTCTGTCATTGTCGCCCAACTCTGTTCCCTGCTTGCTTCCAGGGTCCTCTTCGTTGTCAGAGTCACTGGGCTGAGCCTTCGGCTCCTCGTTTTCAGAgtcactggcaagaggttttggagCCACCTCAGTCTCTGAATCGCTGTTGTGAGTTTTTGGATGCTCTTCAATCTCTGAGTCACTTGTTGGGTGTTTCTGGGGCTCCTCATTTTCTAAGTCACTGGTATGATCTTTGTGTGAACCCTCATTTTCAGAGTCACTGGCTATGAGCTTCTGAGGTTCCTCATTTTCAGAATCACTGGCTATGAGCTTCTGAGGTTCCTCATTTTCAGAATCACTGTCATGGCCTTTAGGAGCCTCATCGTTCTCAGAATCACTGGCCTGAGGATTTATAGCATCCTCGTTCTCAGAGTCACTGGCACGACGAACAGGGTGATCCTCATTATCAGAATCAGTGTCTTTACCTACATGAGCCACTTCATTTTCTGAATCACTGGCATTATGATTTGGGACATCCTCGTTTTCTGAATCACTATGTTTTTGCCTTGGGGTATCTTCATTTTCAGAGTCTGTCACTGGGTGGCCTCTAGTTTGTCCATCATCCTCTTCATCACTGAGTTCGTTCTGTGAGGGGAAGAAAATCAGTCCTAGAATAAGTTATACAATTATAAGTTGTATTGAAAATTATAGTCAAAACTACTttacaaagaaaaataagaatTGGCCTCTTGGTATCTCAAATATTGCCTTCAGTACTACAATCAATCAAGTGGGTAATAACGATAAAAACAAATTTCTGCCATAGGATGCTGGCACATTGATATCCTTTAAATGTATATGTTAGATAACATACACCAAGGAACACCTGTACTGATATTAAAGTAGACTAGAGCACAGGAACTCCCTGAATACAGATTATAGCCCCAGCAATACCTTATGCTGGttgtacacacacaccccagtgttaCCTTTATGCTGGTTGTATACACACACCCCACACTCACAATACAGGGGACCTTTTGTTCAGtaacaacaacacaaaacccCCGCTAAAAACTACTGGGCTAATTTAAGCCATCAATGTCACCTAAAATAACACTTTGGATACAAGCAGGCAAAAGGAAGCAGAGAGATATTAACTAGGaatttgggttttaaaaagcatacTTGTTaagcctcttctctctctctatacacacacacaatctttagACGTTTATGGTATTGCTATATACAATTGATTTGGGTTCTACATCATTCCTCCCCCATTCCATCCTATTCAGATTCCAGAATGCAACAAATATGCTTATTTAAATAATCCAAGTTCAAGACCTTACACATTAGTATATAACCCTGTTCATCACGTACAATTCAGTTTACctgtttacaatgcttctctgctTAGTTATCAACAGATCTTTTCCACTGCTGAAGACACATGTAGAAACATGAAATATTCCCCAAGACAAACCCTAAATGTTTCTTTGAGCATACTCCCCTCCAACTCTCATGGCCCTTGTCAAAATTTGGAGTTGCTACCACACATatgtgattaaaaaacaaaaactctgTTCTACATGTACTCTTTTCTCTGAAGCTTCTCTGCTGTGCAAAGTTTCTTAGCTATATTCAACTTTGTTTAACATATATATTTGTGAGACTAGCCTGTATCTCTCTGTTTAAGAACCAGGCTTCCAATAATGTGCATTCTATAGTATGTTCTTATAAAGGACCTGTGAAGAAACAAATAATGGTTTACACAATGGGTACTGGTTTCTGGCTCCTGGGACATCAATTTATTAGCTGTCTTTTTATATGCTCAGTTACTACTGTCTTTCTacaatttgtttttaaacatgtgtgtgtttttaattatatATGCGAGTATTATTTGAGATATTATTGAGatctgtcaaaggtaggacattttggagaactttcattcatagggtcgccatgagtcggaagtgacttgacggcacttaacacacacacacattatttgaGACTTGCCTATATTTATATCTTTTTACAGGTCCCCCGAGGAAGCACAGGTGAAACATGCATGGGTATTCAGACCCATATTTCTTACCTCTGTATTTAGCagcattatttatttgaaacatttgtaTATCAGCTCTACACAGACATGTTCCCGAGACAGTTCATGACATACAATTCAATTATGAAAATAACTGATAATCAATAGATAATAtctaaaacaaaatacaaaagcaaCCAAGTCATCTGAGACAATGAAAAATAATTATTCATTTTGCCAAGATAGCacactacaggagaattacacaactttaaggttgacaatgaggaaattgaaattgttcaagactttctattccttggctccatcatcaaccaaaagggagactgcagccaagaaatcagaaggagattgagactgggaagggcagccatgaaagagctggaaaagattctgaagtgtaaggatgtgtcactggccaccaagattaggttaattcatgccatcatattccctgttactatgtatcagtgtgaaagctggacaatgaagaaagctgacaggaagaaagtagactcctttgaaatgtggtgttggaggagtgacGGATAccaaggactgccaaaaaaccaaatcagtgggttatagatcaagtcaaatctgaactgaccctagaagctaaaatgactaaactgaggctatcgtattttggtcacattatgagaaggcaagactcactagaaaagacagtaatgctaggaaaagttgagggcagcaagaaaagaggaagacccaacaagagatggattgactcaataaaggaagccatagccctcaatttgcaagacctgagcaaggctgtcaaagataggacattgattcatagggtcaccatgagttggaagcgacttgacggcacttaacagacacacacacacagcacacgaCAGGATATGTGTGAAGGCATTTTAGGAATTCATGCAGAACTATCAGGAATTGTTAATACATATTTTTCCTTTCCTTGATAATTTTATTCAGAAAGGCTACAACACTTGCCTTTGTTACGTAAGGAATAATGCTTATGGCTCTTCTAAAGAATCACTCTTCAGGATCCAGCATCTCTAAATTTCAAATAATGCCCATCATCCTTTAAAAACGGCCCACAGATAGTGACTTCTCATTTGATGGTCTGAACTATATCAGTATTACCTCTGAATGTTGTCCTATGCTTTCATTCTCTGATCCGGAGTGCTGTTCATTTCCATTTTCTTCCGTGTCTGATCCTGAATCACGCTCATCCTGCACTGGAGTGGCTCCACCATCATctgcaacaattttttaaaaacactgaccTTAATAACGTCTATCAGTTCCTAGAAACAGCTAGACATTTTGACTGCCAAGATAGCTGAAACTCCAGCTTCACAGAGAAGGACAAATGGGGAAACCCCCAAAgtcttgtggggggcatctcattctTCCCTGCATCCCCTCCTATTgtttccttccctggcagcctacatagcctctccccctttcctgctcccTAACCACCAGACAacatacctttatctgccccacttcagctttcccttctttcctccctttaaGAAAAATCCAGCAAAATTGTGCAGTGGCCGCTATCACCAGCCCACCCCTGAATTGTGGGGGTAGTGAGCCTCCAGAGCCTCACTGTGCATGTCCCCAGAGAcattttcagggctgttttggcctccaagTCCACCCCTGTAACTTTGCTTTATGGAAACCAAAGCTTGGAAGGCTGGGCAATAAAGTTGTGGTTGTCTAGCGACCCCCAAAATAGTCCTGAGACCTCAGAATGTAGTCccagtgggcattcttttcttaaagctacaagcgtTATCTCAATTATTTTGGGGCATTTTAATCCCCCAATGTTTTGTTTtagctttcagatttttctgcaatcttGGGGTttctttcaggtttgtagagaaatctcCCTTGTCTGTCTCTGGTTCCATTTTGCAGATTGTTTGATCAATTCTCGATCAACTGGTTGAAATTAGCCATATGATTATTCAGACAAAAATCACCAAATATTAGACTTAATATGAATGAAACCAGTTTCAATACATAGCTATCTGAAAAATTGATATTATCAGAGCCTACAGAACCAATGTTCTGCTTTCTTTAGACCTCAGACTGAAGTAAAATTAAACAATATCAGCTGTACCACACCCTTTTTGTTGACAAACTATTGCTTTCATGATACAATTGCACTTCAGTAAATTGTAATCTTGTAACTGTTTTATAAAAATGTAAAGTATATGGCATCACTGTAGAACCAACTTATCTCCAAACATGTTTCAACAGCATCTATTATACATGTCAGAaactagcagtgcagtcctaaacagaggtacactcttctaaacccagtAATTTTGAGAGACTTAGAAGACTACtcagcttaggatggcactatcagTGTGCACTCAACAAGAAGAAACTTTGCTTGAAGTGAGATGCACACATACCTTTAAAATCCATAGGGGCAAGGTCTCAATCCTTTCTTTGTCACTACTTCTGAGGAGACATGAATTAAATTTTATACGAAAATATGCCATTCACACTTGATAAAAGTTATCATGCTTTTTAAACTTGGGTATCCATAACCAAGAACAAAATGTCAAGAGGAAGTATGTACCCCTCCACGGTGGTTGGATTCAGATCCAGTTGAAGGCCCCCTCTTTCCAACTTCTGCCAGTGCTGAGGCCATcacagagggaggggaggcagcagtcAGATACCCCTCCATCATGCTTGAAGCGAATTCATCTAAGAACACTTCCCCAAGTGACACTGCACATTGAACACTATAATTTATACCCGATTTTGACTCCTGTGAGCCACTCTGGGAGTcaatttttggcagaaaaataggaaaaaattataaatgaattttttaaaagtgggaatTAGTTCTTCATGCTGCTGTAAAGCAAGGAAAAAGTATTGATGCAAATGGGAGACAGGAGGGAAATTTTACAAATCCCAGCTAAGTAGATCCAACCACAAATAAGCAACTAGACACATTTATCTAGGGCTGACAAGCACAGATATTAAGTGGATCCAACCACAAATAAGCAAATTAGACACACATATCTAGGGCTGACAGGAAAAGGTGTTAAGTACAAATTTCAGTTGCTGCGCGGTTTACTAAACCAGGGCTTCTGTCTACTGAACCCTACACCCTATTCCATCTAACAGAAGTTATTAAGCAGAAAACAGGTCAGACCCCTGAGCTGCCACTACTAGAAGGAGACATCAGTAACACTATTACTACTGCACCTTATTAGCAAGTACAAACTTTGCCACTTGGCAAGATGAATGGCAAGTGGGCTTACACCAGTGTCCAGCTCAAAAAACCATGAAGAGGGCAGACTAAacttggtggtggtagaaagtgccgccAAGTGGCAGCCACCTTATGCTAACCCCATAGGGTCTTCAAgggaagagaggaacagaggtggcttgccattgcctacctctgcatagcaaccccggacttccttggcggtctcccattcaaTCACCaagcaaggctgaccctgcttagcagcttctgagatctgatgaggttgggctagtctgagctctccaggtcagggcaagctaaGCTGCACAAACAGCAAATGGAAGGGATCGGAAGGAGTTCTCAGTGACTCTAGAGGAACCTCAGGTGTGCATTACGGCCGATCTGAACCTGATCAGTCAAATACATATAATTTTATACGAAAACATGCCTTTCATACTTGATAAAAGTTATCACGCTTTTTAAACGTGGGTATCCATAACCAAGAACAAAATGTCAAGAGGAAGTAGGTACCCCTCCACGGTGGCTGGATTCAGATCCAGTGGAAGGCCCCTTCTTTCCAACTTCTGCCAGTGTGGGCAACCAAAGCACTAATCATTAGGTCGTATTAATGTGAAGGTTATCGAGATGAAAATGCTGCCGAGATTCTGTCCCTCTCCCATCCTAGGAAACTAAACGACGAAAGtgtgcatcacacacacacacatccgatTAGAACAAAACGAAACAATCGGAACTGTTAATGCCCAAGAAGCACTGACTTTCTGACACACTCTTCTCCTGCAGCCGGTTCACCCCCGCCTCCCAAGCGCGAGGGCTCCATCCCGTGACCCTCGCGCGCGTAACACCCTTTCCCACGAACACTCTCCGTTTGACATTCTTGCGAGGCTAACCGGCCaccccctcccagcccctccgCTCGTACCTGATTGCTCTTCGCCGTCATACGCCCTCTCCATAGCCCCGCCTCCCACTACCGGGCGTCGAGCGGAGGGGGCGGGGCACCGGTTTTCGTGGCGGCCACCGGAGAGGAAAGAGGCGGGGGGGGGTGAGAGGAaaccaacttccagatactaaaCCGGAAGCAACAATGCCCACTACTTTCCCATACACCCCCGCTCCAAAGGAACTTCCGCAAATCGGAAATGACGCCACCCGGCGGCTCACAGACGTTTGCGCATGCGCAGTGCCATTACCTCCCTTATCTTAGCGGTGCGAACGCGACGCCGGCGCCGTCCCACGTAGGTCGAGTAAAGCCACACGTCATCGTAGTCCTTATTTGCTCTTCCGGTCTGCAACGGAACTGGATTCCACTCTAACTTCCGGCGCAAAGAAGGACAGGGGTTTCAACCGAGAGATAAAGGCTCGGTCGACGGCATTCTTGACCTACCGAGGAACCTGGCTTTCAGTTTTTTGTTAACGGAAATGCAGACTACTACTCTCGTCTTTCCCCAACCAGTATGGGTGCAGAGGGCAAATATCAAATATCGCGTGACTTGAGAACGAAAGGAATGGACTCGCACTATATCTTCTCGCGATAATAATAATATATCCCGCGTGGCCTAAACTGACGGGCTTCCTGGTGCTTTCCTTATGAGGTTTAGTGATAGTATCCGGGGGAAGGGGCGGCTTTTCCTGTGCCGCCAGTTGGGGAAGGAGCGGGGCTGCagtttaattagaactttaaagtgCTCTTGTTTTTAAAGGCTATCAGATTTACAAAACCGAAAGCTCGTTGTGCTTTATTTTCTGGTTTAGAAAAAAATTCTGGTGCCTCTCCAGGAATCTTTCggaggcagctcacaaaatgaAAGCATTGAAATCCATCATTAAAGTCCAGCTCAACGTAAAAACATAGACTACAAAAACGGACCAATGTAGCCTAAAATAGCAGTTTCCAGAATAAAGTAGTGTTAAAAAAATCAactccttaattaaaagcctgggtgaaaataaatgttttggcctggcacctaaagcaAAGCAAGATAGAGAGGTATTTCTTCCCGGACCCATCTGACCAGCACAGCTCAATACCAATAGCCGTGAAGAGTAAGTGTTAAAAGTCTAGATATAGTGGACTGCACCCTTCTGAGCAGCTTGCCCTCTTCGTCAGGTCTCACCAATTGAAAGTCATCTGTATTACTAGGACCAAACAGCACTCCAGTGGCATCCTGATA
This window of the Euleptes europaea isolate rEulEur1 chromosome 5, rEulEur1.hap1, whole genome shotgun sequence genome carries:
- the IWS1 gene encoding protein IWS1 homolog isoform X1; translation: MERAYDGEEQSDDGGATPVQDERDSGSDTEENGNEQHSGSENESIGQHSENELSDEEDDGQTRGHPVTDSENEDTPRQKHSDSENEDVPNHNASDSENEVAHVGKDTDSDNEDHPVRRASDSENEDAINPQASDSENDEAPKGHDSDSENEEPQKLIASDSENEEPQKLIASDSENEGSHKDHTSDLENEEPQKHPTSDSEIEEHPKTHNSDSETEVAPKPLASDSENEEPKAQPSDSDNEEDPGSKQGTELGDNDRENKKEEETENGAHLSDSDQLGKRSHGSDSEEEDSPKKRKIADSDEEEGGEEEKSTKRKTAVLSDSEDEEKTPVKKGRLISDGEESDSDAASDKYEKQKKPVASDSEDQEDDDKADDTGKKKEEKDLFGSDSESGNEQENLIADIFGESGDEEEEEFTGFNQEDLEEEKGEQKGIADDSDSDDNIKRGKHLDFMSDFDMMLQRKKSISGKRRRNRDGGTFISDADDVVSAMIVKMNEAAEEDRQLNIQKKPALKKLTLLPTVVMHLKKQDLKETFIDSGVMSAIKEWLSPLPDRSLPALKIRDELLKILQELPSVSQETLKHSGIGRAVMYLYKHPKESRPNKDMAGKLINEWSRPIFGLTSNYKGMTREEREQRDLEQMPQRRRLSSSGGQTPRRDLEKVLTGEEKALRPGDPGFCARARVPMPSNKDYVVRPKWNVEMETSRFQASSKKGVSRLDKQMRKFTDIRKKSRTSHAVKISIEGNKMPL
- the IWS1 gene encoding protein IWS1 homolog isoform X2, translated to MERAYDGEEQSDDGGATPVQDERDSGSDTEENGNEQHSGSENESIGQHSENELSDEEDDGQTRGHPVTDSENEDTPRQKHSDSENEDVPNHNASDSENEVAHVGKDTDSDNEDHPVRRASDSENEDAINPQASDSENDEAPKGHDSDSENEEPQKLIASDSENEEPQKLIASDSENEGSHKDHTSDLENEEPQKHPTSDSEIEEHPKTHNSDSETEVAPKPLASDSENEEPKAQPSDSDNEEDPGSKQGTELGDNDRENKKEEETENGAHLSDSDQLGKRSHGSDSEEEDSPKKRKIADSDEEEGGEEEKSTKRKTAVLSDSEDEEKTPVKKGRLISDGEESDSDAASDKYEKQKKPVASDSEDQEDDDKADDTGKKKEEKDLFGSDSESGNEQENLIADIFGESGDEEEEEFTGFNQEDLEEEKGEQKGIADDSDSDDNIKRGKHLDFMSDFDMMLQRKKSISGKRRRNRDGGTFISDADDVVSAMIVKMNEAAEEDRQLNIQKKPALKKLTLLPTVVMHLKKQDLKETFIDSGVMSAIKEWLSPLPDRSLPALKIRDELLKILQELPSVSQETLKHSGIGRAVMYLYKHPKESRPNKDMAGKLINEWSRPIFGLTSNYKGMTREEREQRDLEQMPQRRRLSSSGGQTPRRDLEKVLTGEEKALRPGDPGFCARARVPMPSNKDYVVRPKWNVEMETSRPGTVKKGISRLEKHKRRFAEKKRLGKMHRAVKFSIEGNRMPL